One genomic window of Ilyobacter polytropus DSM 2926 includes the following:
- the mtaB gene encoding tRNA (N(6)-L-threonylcarbamoyladenosine(37)-C(2))-methylthiotransferase MtaB, with translation MISNKKAAFCTLGCKVNQYETESIKKQLSDLGYDEVNFDDKADVYIVNSCTVTTIADRKTRNMLRRAKKNNPDSLVIATGCYAQTNAKDLEGIKEIDYVIGNSDKSGIINLINNIESEKTSERVIHRNIFDAKEYEELEFSTLREMSRAYIKIQDGCNNFCSYCKIPFARGKSRSRKLKSILKEAVILAKEGFKEIIIIGINLGVYGEDIPENGDFETLLDEISKVDGIERIRIGSMYPDKISDRFIELMKNNSKLMPHLHISLQSCDDEILKAMNRNYDSQLIKERLLKLKNTVENIEYTADVIVGFPGENEKNFENTVSVIKEVGFSDLHIFQYSDRENTAASRLPEKVDSKTKKSRAEKLENLKVNMQKLLGERYVGKTMEVLVEETKNGNTYGYSRNYIKVEIVDYLGKVNELVEVLISGVENGRLRGGKKIK, from the coding sequence ATGATCTCGAATAAAAAGGCGGCTTTTTGTACTCTAGGGTGCAAGGTAAACCAGTATGAAACAGAAAGTATAAAGAAACAGCTGTCAGATTTAGGATATGATGAGGTAAATTTTGATGATAAGGCAGATGTATATATAGTAAATTCATGTACGGTGACAACTATAGCAGACAGAAAAACAAGGAATATGCTGAGAAGGGCAAAAAAAAACAATCCAGACTCTCTGGTGATAGCCACAGGATGCTATGCTCAAACCAATGCAAAGGATTTAGAGGGAATAAAAGAGATAGACTATGTAATAGGTAACAGTGATAAAAGTGGGATAATAAATCTCATAAATAATATAGAGTCAGAGAAGACCTCAGAGCGTGTGATACATAGAAATATTTTTGATGCAAAAGAATATGAAGAACTTGAATTTTCAACTCTCAGAGAAATGTCTAGAGCATATATAAAGATACAGGATGGATGCAATAACTTCTGCTCTTACTGTAAAATTCCATTTGCAAGGGGAAAAAGCAGGTCTAGAAAACTAAAAAGCATACTGAAAGAGGCTGTTATTCTTGCCAAAGAAGGATTCAAAGAAATTATAATAATAGGGATAAACCTTGGTGTTTACGGAGAAGATATCCCTGAAAACGGAGACTTTGAAACTCTTTTAGACGAAATATCTAAGGTAGACGGAATAGAGAGAATCAGAATAGGGTCGATGTATCCTGATAAAATAAGTGACAGATTTATAGAACTTATGAAAAATAATTCAAAACTTATGCCACATTTACATATTTCCCTTCAGTCATGTGATGATGAAATTTTGAAGGCTATGAACAGGAATTATGACAGTCAACTAATAAAAGAAAGGCTGCTGAAGCTAAAAAATACTGTGGAAAATATAGAATATACTGCAGATGTTATAGTGGGATTTCCAGGAGAAAATGAGAAAAATTTTGAAAACACCGTTTCTGTGATAAAAGAGGTTGGTTTTTCGGATCTTCATATATTCCAGTATTCTGATAGAGAAAATACAGCAGCTAGCAGACTTCCTGAAAAGGTAGATTCTAAAACAAAAAAATCAAGAGCTGAAAAACTAGAAAATCTGAAAGTAAATATGCAGAAATTACTAGGAGAAAGATATGTGGGGAAAACAATGGAGGTCTTGGTAGAAGAGACTAAAAATGGGAACACATATGGATACAGCAGGAATTATATAAAAGTTGAAATAGTAGATTATTTAGGCAAAGTAAATGAACTGGTTGAAGTCTTAATATCTGGAGTAGAAAACGGGAGGCTAAGAGGTGGCAAGAAGATTAAATAA